The Diaminobutyricimonas aerilata nucleotide sequence CACGTCGGACGCGCACGCCGCCGGGATCGATGTGTCGACCCGCGCGGGTCTCGCCGAAGCGGACGACTGGGTCCGCAGCGTCACCGGCTCGGTGCAGGCCGTCGTCTTCAGCGCGGGCGTGATGCCGCACCGCCGCGTCGAGACCGCCGACGGGCACGAGCTCAACCTCGCGGTGCATCATCTCGCGCCCTTCGGGCTGACCGCGTTGCTGCTCGACCTCATCGCCGACGGCAGCCCCATCGTGCAGGTCAACTCGGTGGGGCACCGGTGGCCCCTCGCCGGTGCGCGGCGACTGCGCCTGCCGCTCGACGACCTCGACTTCCGCCGCGACTTCGAACAGTACGAGGCGTACTCGCGGTCGAAGCTCGCCAATCTGCTCGCCGTCTACGGGTGGGCGCAGGTGCTCCCACGCGGCATCGTCGTCAACGCCCTCCACCCCGGTCTCGTGCGGACGCGCATCGGCCGTGATCAGCCCCTCGGTCGGGTGCGGCTGTACAACGCCATCGCCGTGCATCCTGCCATCCCGGGCGCCCGGATCGCGCGCCTCGTGCGGGCGGGTGCATCGCTCGGCTCGGGCGCCTACTGGGACCGCGACGTGCGTCAGGCGTCGTCGTCGCTCTCGTACGACGCCGAGCTGCGCGCCGGCTTGTGGTGGGAGACGCTGCGGATGCTCGAACCGTTGCTCTCCGAACGCGACGCCGTGCCTCCGACGCCCGACCGGTGATCCAGCCGGAGACGGGCGCCCGCCGGCGCCCGGGTGTCAGACTGATCGGGCGTGCCGGCCGATCGCCGGCGCTGGTCGTGGGGGAGGGGAATCCATGTCGGTGACGGTCCGAGCGATGCAGTGCGCTCCCGAGCGCGTGTTCGCGGTGCTGGCCAACGGCTGGCTCTACCCGTCGTGGGTGGTCGGCGCCTCACGGATGCGCGAGGTCGACGACTCGTGGCCACGGCCGGGGAGCCGGTTGCACCACTCGGTCGGGTCGTGGCCGTTCGTGCTCGACGACGAGACCGTGTGCGAGGAGTGGGATCCGCCCCGCCGGGCCGTGCTGCTCGCCCGCGGGTGGCCGCTCGGCGAGGCCCGGATCGTGGTCGAGGTGCGCGAGCGCCCGGGCGGATGCGTGGTGAGGCTGACCGAGGATGCGGTCGAGGGGCCCGGTGAGGCGGTGCCGCGCGTGCTGCGCGAGCCGCTCATCACCGTTCGCAATCGGGAGACGCTGCGGCGTCTCGCGTTCCTCAGCGAGGGCGGCGCGGCCTAGGCGGGTCCGCCGGACTCCGTGTCGGATTCCGTCTCGGCGTTGTGGTGGTCGGGCGACGGGGCGTCGGCGTCGTCGTTGCGACCGCTCCCTTCGCCCTCGTCGGCGAGTCGGCGCACTTCGCGGTCCTGCTCCCGTCGGAGCTCGAGGGACTCGTCGCGGGCGTCGTTGGTGGTGTCGTCGATGTCGGACATGACCCGATTCGACCACCGGCTCGACGAACGTCGGGGCGGAGCGGCCCGATGCTCAGGCGACCTTCAGGAGTAGCATCCCGGGCATGCCTCCCTGGGAGAACGTGATCGCCTTCACCCTGGCCGCCGCGGTGCTCATCGCGATCCCCGGCCCGAGCGTGCTGTTCGTGATCGGACGAGCGCTCGTGCTCGGACGCCGCGGCGCCCTGTTGAGCGTGCTGGGCAACACGGTCGGAATCAGCCTGCAGATCGTCGCCGTCGCCGCTGGGCTCGGCACGCTGCTCGAACAGTCGATCGTGCTCTACACGGTCGTCAAGTACGTCGGTGCCGCGTTCCTCGTGTATCTCGGGGTGCAGGCGATCCGTCACCGGCGCCGGATCGGCGCCGCCGACACGACCGCCGTCCCCACCCGGCGCATCGCCGTGCTGCGGCAGAGCGTGTTCGTGGGGGTGAGCAACCCGAAGTCGATCGTGTTCTTCGCGGCCGTGTTCCCGCAGTTCACGGATGCGGCCGCCGGACCACTGCCGATGCAGATGTTGGGGCTCGGCGCGATCTTCGCGGTACTCGCCCTGCTCATGGACGGCACGACCGCCCTGCTCGCCGGGGCGGCGCGTGACTGGTTCGCCCGGTCACCGCGGCGGATCCGCACGCTCAGTGCGACGGGAGGGGTGGCGATGATCGGCCTCGGCGCGGGACTCGCCGTGAGCGAGTCCCGCGCCTGAGCGCGGTCACTCGGTCGGCGGCGTCTTCGGCGTGCGCTTGGGAGCGGGCTTCGCCGCGGTGGAACGCGTGCGTGCCGGCGTCGAGCGCGGGGCGCGTGCCGGCTTCGGGGCGAGGTCGTCCGGAAGCTCCGTGGTCGGCGACAGCGGCTCCGCGGGCGCGATCCTCTCCGTCGGTGCGGTCGGCTGACGTTCCGCAGGCGCCGTGACGGGCGCCGCGCCGGAGCTCGCGGACGCCGGGGCGGTGACCGGACCGCCGTCGGCCGGAGAGGTGCTCGTGGCTCCGCCGGCGACGGTCGGGGTGTCGCGTGACGGGGCGGGCGTGGGCGTCGCCGCCGGCTGCGCGCCGCCGACGGGCGGCGTGGCAGGTGCTGCCGGGGGGCTCGCCGGGCTCGCGGGGCCAGCCGGCTGCGGGTGGTGGGCCGCGGGGGCGGGGTGGTGCGGGTCGGTCGTCGGCACCGCGGGCGCGTGCTGCGCCACGTAGAGCTGAGCGGCGCGGGTGGCGACGAGCAGGAACCGCACGAGGAAGAACCCGACGACGATCAGTCCGGAGATCAGGAGCAGCCAGCCCATGATCGACAGGGCGCCGGTCACCGAATGGAACAGTGCTCCGGGGAACGGGGAATCGAAGTCGTCGCGCACGTCAGTACTCCAGTTCGCGGTCGTTGTCAGTGGCTTCTTTCACGACGGTGCCGATCGCGATCGCGGTCGTCGCCGCCCAGCTCACCCACATGAGCAGCAGCCGCCAGTCGCGCGGACCCTTCCGCGTGGTCTGGAGCGTGGTGAACGCGCCGAAGATGGCGCTGATGATGGCTCCGTTGAACAGGAATTTGCGCATGTCGACTCCTTACGGTCGCCCCCACGCTAGCGAGCCGGGCTGATCGGAGACCAGCCGTCCAGTCGGCACGCAGGATGGCCCGGCGCGGATGATTGACGCGATCGACCGTCCTGGGTACGTTCTCACCTGGTGTTGGGCTCGGCGACGGTCGACAGTCTGGGGGCGTTCGGATGAGTTCGCAGTTCGAGGTCGTCGTGTACGGCGCCACATCGGCGGGCGTCTGCGCCGCCGTCGCCGCAGCGGAAACCGGCGCCCGCACGGTGCTCCTCGAACCGGGACGTCATCTCGGCGGCATGACCTCCGGTGGACTCGGCTACACGGACGTCGGCGACGTGCGGGTACTCGGGGGCATGGCCGACCGTCTGCGGCGCGACATCGCCGAGCACTACGGGGTCGCGCCCGGCCACTACGCCGGTCCCGAACCGCACGTGGCGGAGGCGATCTTCCGTCGATGGCTCGACGAGGCCCGTGTCGAGGTGATCTTCGATGCCCAGGTGACCGGGGCCGAGGTCGTAGAGGGCCGCATCCGCAGCATCCGCACCGCCGAGGGCATCGAGGTGGTCGGTGCCGTCTTCGTCGACGCGAGCTACGAGGGCGACCTGTTGCCCCTCGCCGGCGTCCCGTTCGCGATCGGGCGCGAGGACCGAGCGCTGTACGGGGAGCGGTTCGCCGGACGACAGGAACTCGCGCCCGGCCGGCACAACATGCCGCCGTGGATCTCGCCGTTCCGGGACGACCCGACCGGGCTGGAACCCGGAGCGCTCCTGCCGCAGATCAAGCCCGAGCCCCTCGCCGAGGTGGGCGCGGGTGACGGCGGGGTCATGTCGTTCGGATACCGCGTGTGCCTCACGACCGCGCCCGACCGCATCCCGATCACCCGACGCGTCGGATACGACGAAGCGCACTGGGAGCTCGGACGGCGCTTCTTCGCGGAGCACGGCGACCTGCCGACCGGGCGCTACATCGGGCTCGAGGAGAACCTGCCGGGCGGCAAGTGCGACGGCAACTCGCTCGGGCCGTTCTCGTTGAGCGTGCTCGACGGGTCGGCGTGGGAGTACCCGGACGCCTCGCTCGACCGTCGGGAGGAGCTGCGGCTGCACCACCTGCACCACGCGCAGGACTTCTTGTGGTTCCTCGGTCACGACAAGGCGGTGCCCGCGCACATCCGGCAGGAGTTCCAGCGCTGGGGCCTCCCCGCCGACGAGTTCGCGGACACGGGCCACCTGCCGCACCAGTTGTACGTGCGCGAAGCGCGCCGGATGCTCGGCGAACACGTGCTCACCGAGCACGACCTCGCGACGCCGGTCGCGCATCCGGACGCCATCGCGATGGGTTCGTACCACTTCGACATCCGTGAGGTGCAGCGCACGTGGCGGTGGGCCTACGAGCACCCGGCCCCGATCGCGTATGTCGCGACGGAGGGGTACCTGTCGGTCGCCGTGCCGCCCTACCAGGTGCCGTACCGCGCGTTGTTGCCGCGCCGGGAGGATTGCGCCAACCTGCTCGTCGCCGTGTGCGTGTCGGCGTCGCACGTGGCGTTCTCGTCGATCCGGATGGAGCCGCAGTACCAGATGCTCGGGCACGCCGCCGGAGTCGCGGCGGCGCTCGCCGCGGGCGCGCCGGGACCCGCGGCCGGCGCCGTGCACGAGGTGGACGTGCCGCGGCTGCAGCAGCGGCTCGCCGACGCGGGGCAGGTACTCGCGCTGTAGCCGGTGGGCGGCCGGTCGCGGTCGGGCTGTCGACGCGTTGTCCCAGTCGGAGAACCCGGTCGCTGAGCCGTTGCGGCGCGTTGCCCCGACGGAGAACTCGGTCGCTGAGCCTGTCGAAGCGACGATCCAAACTACCTTCTGCTACTCCTCCCCAGCAACACCGAAACGACGCTTCTCCACAGCGAAACCGCCTCCTGACCGGGTAAAACCAAATGTCAGTGGTCCGGTTCACGCTTTGAGTATGGACGAAGCGGCGGCGCTCATCGAGCAGGCGGAACACCTCCTCCGCCGCGCCGCCGCGCTCCCGATCGAGCACCTCACCGACACGGCCCTGTGCGATCTCACCGGACGCGTCGAACAGGTGGGTCGCCTCGCTGACGCCCTCCGGATCACCACGGCGGGTGAAGTCGCGGAACGCTCCCGCCCCGAACTGCGCAGCGAGGGCCTCGGATACCGACAGGGGTGCGCCCGCCCGGCGCACCTCATCGAGCGCATCAGCCGCGTCTCGCAAGCCGAGGCGGCGCGGCGGA carries:
- a CDS encoding LysE family translocator, whose amino-acid sequence is MPPWENVIAFTLAAAVLIAIPGPSVLFVIGRALVLGRRGALLSVLGNTVGISLQIVAVAAGLGTLLEQSIVLYTVVKYVGAAFLVYLGVQAIRHRRRIGAADTTAVPTRRIAVLRQSVFVGVSNPKSIVFFAAVFPQFTDAAAGPLPMQMLGLGAIFAVLALLMDGTTALLAGAARDWFARSPRRIRTLSATGGVAMIGLGAGLAVSESRA
- a CDS encoding FAD-dependent oxidoreductase, giving the protein MSSQFEVVVYGATSAGVCAAVAAAETGARTVLLEPGRHLGGMTSGGLGYTDVGDVRVLGGMADRLRRDIAEHYGVAPGHYAGPEPHVAEAIFRRWLDEARVEVIFDAQVTGAEVVEGRIRSIRTAEGIEVVGAVFVDASYEGDLLPLAGVPFAIGREDRALYGERFAGRQELAPGRHNMPPWISPFRDDPTGLEPGALLPQIKPEPLAEVGAGDGGVMSFGYRVCLTTAPDRIPITRRVGYDEAHWELGRRFFAEHGDLPTGRYIGLEENLPGGKCDGNSLGPFSLSVLDGSAWEYPDASLDRREELRLHHLHHAQDFLWFLGHDKAVPAHIRQEFQRWGLPADEFADTGHLPHQLYVREARRMLGEHVLTEHDLATPVAHPDAIAMGSYHFDIREVQRTWRWAYEHPAPIAYVATEGYLSVAVPPYQVPYRALLPRREDCANLLVAVCVSASHVAFSSIRMEPQYQMLGHAAGVAAALAAGAPGPAAGAVHEVDVPRLQQRLADAGQVLAL
- a CDS encoding SDR family NAD(P)-dependent oxidoreductase, translated to MARTLLVVGGSSGIGREAVRELAPDFDRVLILGRDASRGRAVAESISTTSDAHAAGIDVSTRAGLAEADDWVRSVTGSVQAVVFSAGVMPHRRVETADGHELNLAVHHLAPFGLTALLLDLIADGSPIVQVNSVGHRWPLAGARRLRLPLDDLDFRRDFEQYEAYSRSKLANLLAVYGWAQVLPRGIVVNALHPGLVRTRIGRDQPLGRVRLYNAIAVHPAIPGARIARLVRAGASLGSGAYWDRDVRQASSSLSYDAELRAGLWWETLRMLEPLLSERDAVPPTPDR
- a CDS encoding SRPBCC family protein: MSVTVRAMQCAPERVFAVLANGWLYPSWVVGASRMREVDDSWPRPGSRLHHSVGSWPFVLDDETVCEEWDPPRRAVLLARGWPLGEARIVVEVRERPGGCVVRLTEDAVEGPGEAVPRVLREPLITVRNRETLRRLAFLSEGGAA